One stretch of Brettanomyces nanus chromosome 4, complete sequence DNA includes these proteins:
- a CDS encoding uncharacterized protein (EggNog:ENOG41) yields the protein MSSSITRLIRNVWRNGLKRSGRQIAQMNDTKSGTLVGIDDYGNKYYETKNPDEIHMRTRWVEYKDFWRPDASHVQPGWHFWLAYGTDTRPNQLKPEQIAERHVNEIVHPISFSCTRGSYVPYNTAKPKTATWEPNVKTRV from the coding sequence ATGTCGTCTTCCATTACTAGATTGATACGTAATGTGTGGCGTAATGGACTAAAACGTTCGGGACGTCAAATTGCCCAGATGAACGATACCAAATCGGGTACACTCGTTGGCATTGATGACTATGGCAACAAATACTATGAGACCAAGAACCCGGATGAAATTCACATGAGAACCAGATGGGTTGAATACAAAGACTTTTGGAGACCGGATGCTTCCCATGTACAGCCTGGCTGGCATTTTTGGTTGGCTTACGGTACAGATACTAGACCCAATCAGTTGAAGCCAGAGCAGATTGCAGAGAGACACGTTAATGAAATTGTGCATCCAATCAGTTTCTCTTGTACAAGAGGTTCCTACGTTCCATATAATACTGCCAAGCCAAAGACTGCAACATGGGAACCGAATGTGAAGACAAGAGTCTGA
- a CDS encoding uncharacterized protein (EggNog:ENOG41) translates to MFSRHRRSRQPVAYTGVNASSKNSAQPNDGAMAAAVVIGKALKQNNNNPSGLQMPPLQQANNLKRSSSMLSIRRNSLRSSRNSSITRSSSVLRNRRSMSDFNTAGNKPPEYHMVKKWVPSKHGLVAVEVPEPIVEEPPYRTQSLVSTPSRYRNFRRSASFNSKNSQLNRPVKKKSFSSLRPTGKDITLEPTIPEDKEVENEVKIEPIVQDAKDTKATIKDDTETDAKKVISMPLKRKEEDQSASGRLLSSPEFSVDGHMKSQESLVSKNTEMEVFDDYMKTSVPAVILNDDTEHTTMAQQLRPTLGITEETSMSPTPPLTSESDNLRQPVMRRSALKNSDDSKRYSNYSVSGVQGPYLSLATAENTRLNAISSSPSLNRGSSPARPQSVAALNGSPRMRTSLRPSTKNGTMSANTSAMRVSLRYSDDARQRLLQTPPTRVSMTSDHISAASKVVEQSYYNNRTVAKKSRAKSPAQIRAEFLLKKAKARPPTQLADAFDPASESYNELQRTSSWQREHLNENHPEKKVRKENRMTLRGDNSDEDMGAGVSGINPVAFKSRFADSDDEFDSPAEKTLTQPNPNWSKSLRSTSSSSTPPHHSAVQKAGSRLSRFFSEQPGNNHHHQHHEKKEEHEVQKKPKKKKFRKLRKLFGSSH, encoded by the coding sequence ATGTTTTCACGACATAGACGATCTAGACAACCCGTCGCTTATACTGGTGTCAATGCTTCCAGCAAGAATTCCGCGCAACCAAATGATGGAGCAatggctgctgctgttgtcATTGGAAAGGCTCTAAAGCagaacaacaacaaccCTAGTGGATTGCAAATGCCACCTCTTCAACAGGCaaacaatttgaagagaagctCCAGTATGTTGTcgataagaagaaatagtTTAAGAAGTAGCAGAAACAGCAGCATTACAAGGTCTTCCTCGGTATTACGGAATAGGAGGTCAATGTCCGATTTTAATACCGCTGGTAATAAACCTCCAGAATATCATATGGTCAAAAAATGGGTCCCTTCCAAACATGGATTGGTTGCTGTCGAAGTTCCTGAGCCCATTGTTGAGGAACCACCTTATAGGACGCAGTCATTGGTCAGCACTCCTTCTAGATATCGAAATTTCAGACGCAGCGCCTCGTTTAATTCGAAAAACAGCCAATTAAACAGACCtgtaaagaagaagagttttaGCTCTCTTCGTCCAACTGGTAAAGATATCACCCTTGAACCTACAATTCCGGAGGATAAAGAGGTCGAAAACGAGGTGAAAATTGAGCCAATTGTTCAAGATGCGAAGGACACAAAGGCAACAATTAAGGATGATACAGAAACGGATGCAAAGAAGGTTATCTCGATGCCGCTCAAACgtaaggaagaagatcagTCTGCATCTGGTAGGCTTCTATCGTCCCCGGAGTTTTCCGTCGACGGCCATATGAAATCACAGGAAAGTCTTGTGTCCAAAAACACAGAGATGGAAGTGTTTGACGACTACATGAAAACTTCAGTCCCCGCTGTAATCCTCAACGATGATACAGAACACACCACCATGGCGCAACAACTAAGACCAACACTTGGTATTACTGAAGAGACTTCCATGTCTCCAACCCCACCTCTTACGAGTGAGTCTGACAATCTTAGACAGCCTGTAATGAGGCGTTCTGCACTCAAGAACTCTGATGACTCTAAACGATACTCCAACTATAGCGTTAGTGGCGTGCAAGGCCCTTACCTTTCGTTAGCTACAGCTGAGAATACTCGCCTCAACGCAATTTCGTCTTCTCCATCATTAAATCGTGGTTCATCCCCGGCTAGACCTCAATCTGTTGCAGCCCTAAATGGTTCTCCAAGAATGAGAACCTCTTTAAGACCTTCGACTAAGAATGGAACTATGAGTGCTAACACATCTGCAATGCGGGTCTCGTTAAGATATTCCGATGATGCAAGACAAAGATTGCTTCAAACACCTCCAACTAGAGTTTCAATGACCTCTGATCACATTTCTGCTGCCTCTAAAGTAGTTGAACAAAGTTATTACAATAACCGAACTGTCGCCAAGAAAAGTAGAGCTAAATCACCTGCGCAGATTCGTGCCGAGTTTCTCCTCAAGAAAGCCAAGGCAAGACCTCCAACACAGCTCGCTGACGCGTTTGACCCTGCTTCTGAAAGTTACAATGAATTGCAGAGGACAAGTTCTTGGCAAAGAGAGCATTTAAATGAAAATCATCCAGAAAAAAAGGTCAGAAAGGAAAACAGAATGACCCTTCGAGGTGATAATTCTGACGAAGACATGGGCGCAGGTGTCTCGGGTATCAATCCTGTTGCATTCAAATCACGATTTGCCGATTCTGACGATGAATTTGATTCTCCTGCCGAGAAGACATTGACACAACCTAATCCTAACTGGTCCAAGAGCCTTAGATCAACAAGTTCCTCCTCTACCCCTCCTCATCATTCAGCTGTTCAAAAAGCAGGCTCTCGTCTTTCGAGGTTCTTTAGCGAGCAACCAGGAAAcaatcatcatcatcaacatcacgagaagaaagaagaacacGAAGTACAAAAGAAGcccaagaagaagaaattccGCAAGTTGAGAAAGTTGTTTGGTTCCAGTCATTGA
- the DYS1 gene encoding Deoxyhypusine synthase (BUSCO:EOG093429AY), protein MTEKKDYKPDLANDAVMKASVPVPDDFVEVHGIDYSKPESRNARAKDIVKGMKTMGFQASNLATACEIIDEMRHWKGKHKSEIPEAERKGQFDDDGYQRTTIFMGYTSNLISAGLRDTLRFLVQHKMVSAIVSSAGGIEEDIIKCLAPTYMGAFALPGKGLREKGLNRIGNMIIPNENYCKFEDWMNPVLDKMLDEQEEFAKKRGAEALDADAPFWTPSKFIDRLGAEIKDETSVLYWAHKNQIPIFCPSLTDGSIGDMLFFHTFRASPKQIRLDIVADIRRMNTLSLDATRAGMIILGGGLIKHHICNACLMRNGADWAVYINTGQEFDGSDAGARPDEAVSWGKIKAEAHMIKLYADVTTVFPLIVAATFASE, encoded by the coding sequence ATgactgagaagaaggactaTAAACCGGATCTTGCAAACGATGCCGTTATGAAGGCATCGGTGCCAGTTCCAGATGATTTTGTGGAGGTTCATGGTATCGACTACTCTAAACCAGAGAGTCGTAATGCCAGAGCCAAGGATATCGTTAAGGGTATGAAGACTATGGGTTTCCAAGCCTCGAACTTGGCTACTGCCTGTGAAATCATTGATGAGATGAGACACTGGAAAGGTAAGCACAAGTCGGAGATTCCAGAAGCCGAGAGAAAGGGACAATTCGACGACGATGGATACCAGAGAACCACTATTTTTATGGGTTATACGTCTAACTTGATCTCCGCTGGTCTAAGAGATACCTTGAGATTCCTTGTTCAGCACAAGATGGTTTCTGCAATTGTGTCATCTGCTGGTggtattgaagaagatattaTCAAGTGTTTGGCCCCAACCTATATGGGAGCATTTGCTCTACCAGGTAAGGGATTGAGAGAGAAGGGTCTTAACAGAATTGGTAACATGATTATTCCTAACGAAAATTACTGTAAGTTCGAGGATTGGATGAACCCAGTTTTGGATAAGATGCTTGATGAACAGGAGGAGTTTGCTAAGAAGAGAGGTGCAGAGGCTCTTGATGCCGATGCTCCATTCTGGACTCCATCCAAGTTTATCGATAGATTAGGTGCTGAGATTAAAGATGAAACTTCTGTCTTATACTGGGCACATAAGAACCAGATTCCTATCTTCTGTCCATCTCTTACTGATGGTTCCATTGGAGATatgcttttcttccatACTTTCAGAGCTTCTCCAAAGCAAATCAGACTAGATATTGTCGCCGACATTAGAAGGATGAacactctttctttggatgcTACCAGAGCTGGTATGATCATTCTTGGTGGTGGTCTCATCAAGCATCACATCTGTAACGCTTGTTTGATGAGAAACGGTGCTGATTGGGCCGTTTACATTAACACTGGTCAGGAGTTCGATGGTTCTGATGCAGGTGCCAGACCTGACGAAGCTGTCTCTTGGGGTAAGATTAAGGCAGAGGCTCACATGATTAAATTGTATGCCGATGTCACTACTGTCTTCCCATTGATCGTGGCTGCTACTTTCGCTAGCGAGTAA